CTTTGCTGCGAGACATGGTCATTCAGATCTCTGATATCAGTATCGAGCTGCTCGAACTGATCCAGGATGCTTTGTTTGAAAGCATATGTATTTTGAGTAATCCAGGTCATAGTTCCTCCTATGAGATTACGCGAGGGAGCATCCATTGGTTAAAGATCCCAAAGGGCTGTGCTTAAGAAGATAGAAGGGTGCTGTAATAGCCACTTTCTACTGATTCTCAAGATCACTAAAGATGGCAAGCCTGAACCGATCGGAATCTGAGCTTTAGGCTATAGGTTCTTGGGTTCAAAGGCAATTTGCCCAACCTAAAATATATCAAACTTACTGAACGCTACCCGTCTCCTCTGTCCTTCAAAGCGGAGATCTACCCTAAAACTATTTGGGTAAGGGTAGCCATAGAAGGTGACTCTGGGGTTATCTCCATTTCACACGCTATATTCAAAGACAAACCCTGTGCTCATCGTCTAGGGTAGATACTGATGTTGAGATGCAAACGTTAGCCGTTCATACTTCAACCCTTGCTTCTAGCCGTTCACCCGCTCAGACACTAACTTTTTAGGAAGACTTTGAATGTCCCAATTGGGTAGTGGATTAACCCTATTTCTAAGCCTTATGGTTGAGGCCATGCCATTTTTGATTTTTGGCGTGTTGGTCTCAGGCGTGCTGCTGATATTTATCGATGAGAAGCGGTTAGTTGCCATGTTTCCCAAAAATCCACTTTTGGGAGCCCTCTCTGGCAGTCTGTTTGGCTTTCTATTTCCGGTGTGTGAATGTGGGAATGTCCCTGTTGCTCGACGCTTGTTGATTCAGGGGGCGTCTGCGCCGGTGGCCATTGGCTTTTTGCTAGCAGCACCAACCATCAATCCTGTGGTGATTTGGGCAACTTGGACGGCATTTCCCGATCAGCCCGAGATTGTGATTTTGCGAGTGGTGTTTTCCTTTGCGATCGCAACTATTATCGGTTGGGTATTTAGCTGGCAATCCGATCTCAAACCCTTTTTGCAACCCAACATCGCGGCGCTAATGCCTGTTAGCTCCTCATCGGCAGAATCGACTGAGGTTCCAGGGCTATTAAAATCGGGGACTTACATCTTAAATCAAACCGGTAAACCGATTCCTCTTGAGGCCGCCAACTTGGACGCCGTTATGGCCATCGCTTCTCCACAACCTAAATCCCTATGGGATAAGCTCCCACTTTTGCTAGACAACACCATCCAAGAATTACGAGAGATGGGTGGTGTCTTAGTGCTGGGCAGCTTATTTGCAACCATCATTCAAGTATCAGTTCCCCGTAATATCATCCTTGCCATCGGTCAAGGCCCAGTGACTTCGGTATTTGCCATGGTGATTTTAGGGGGCATTATTTCTATCTGTTCGACAGTAGATGCGTTTTTTGCCCTTTCTTTCGCCTCCACTTTTACCAGTGGCGCCCTCCTTGCCTTTCTGGTCTTTGGCCCCATGTTTGACCTTAAAAGTATGGGCTTACTATTAATGGTCTTTAAACCACGGGCTGTTTTTTACATCTTTGCCATGATCTTTCAACTGACCTTGGTTTTTACCCTGATCATTAATCTATGGATTAGTTAAAGACAGGCCCTATGACAGCAAAACGTATGCGAACTAAACTGCTCCCTTACCTGTCAGAAGGGTTGGCGACGTTGGCCCTCTGCCTGTGGGGGATTTTGATCCTGCAATATTGGCGGTCTGGCAAACTGGGGCTGCTGATTCATCCCAACTACTATGGCTTGACCCTTGCCGCAGGCTGTTTTCTACTGATGTTGACGAGTCTCCAGATCCTAAAACTCTGGCGACGGCGAGTTCCCATGCGTTCTCAGCACCTATCTTTACTATCGCCACCTGTGATGAGCGGTATTATGCTGACCGCTGCCTTGATTGGATTACTGGTTACTCCCCGGCCTTTTACGAGTCAAACAGCGATTCAACGGGGATTACAAGATAAAACCATGGTTACTCGGGCGAGCCCTCAAGCGTTCCGAACCACGAGTCAACCCGAAAATCGGACGCTGTTGGAGTGGATTCGCACCCTGGATGTTTATCCAGAACCCGATGCCTATGCCGGTCAAAAGGTGAATGTTGATGGTTTTGTTGTCTACCCAGAAGACTTGTCAGATAATTACTTCACATTGACGCGCTTTGTGATTAGTTGTTGTGCTGCAGATGCTTATCCTGTGGGTTTGCCAGTGAAGTTAAAGCAAAGTCGCAAAACCTATGCAGTGGATTCCTGGCTGGCCATTCAAGGCGAAATGGTGACGGAGACCTTGAATGGCCAGCGCCAGCTTGTTATTCAAGCCCAGACTCTCAAATCTATTCCTGAGCCGGATAATCCTTACTACTACTAGAGATTGCTTCGACGTTTCACATAGTTTGTTGCTTAAAGCACAGTTCGGTGGAGGATTTTATCGCTACAGTAGCGCGTGAATGCTGTGAGTGCTCTGGCAAAGCTTAATTGTGGCTACCCTTTTTTCAGGCTGGATAAAATCCCGTATTTCTACGGAGAATAAGTAATTCATCGATCAACTATATTCTTTCTAGAAAGATTAATTAAAGATTTCTTATATTACTTATGATTTATACACGGCAAGAGTTGTAACCACTTTGGTAAGAGTCTCAAAGTTGCTCTTTTTAACATTGAAGTATGATCAGTGATAATACTGAAGCCGTCTCGGGGCTTACTATGTTTGAGGGCATTAAGAAATTCTTTAGCCGTCAGCAGCACATGACCACCAATCTAGTGCTGTACATAAGCCTAAAGCTTGGGTCTTCGGCCTATAGCAGCATCTTCAACTTGTTTGACTATCAAGCAAGACTTAGTTATCGGGGGGAATGAAAGATGCTTCAAACAAATTGTCTTCACTTAGGCAAACAAGAAGCAATGACCGCTTTTGATACTGGAGTTAAAAAATCTACAGCTGAAACCCTGAGGGATCTGATTCATGCATATCCTTCTGGCCGGGTTGTGATTCGAGATCCAAGTGATCTATCGATTGGATGGCGAGTCTCTTTCAGTCAGGGGCGGGTCAATTTTGCCGAAAGCATTGTGGGTAACCAAGAGCGCTTATCTTACTTACTACAGCGCTGCATGCCTCAGTTCGAGGGGTCTCACCCTCAAGAATCCGTTTCTGATTATTCTTTTCTCTGCCACCTGTGGCAAGCCGATTATATTTCCCATGATCAGCTCCGGGATTTGCTGACGGCCATCACCCAAGAAGCTCTGATTCATGCTTTGGCTATCCCCCATGCTCAGTATCAATTTGAGGCCAATATTCAGATTGACCCTATTTTGTTATGCATGTCTTTGTGGGATCTGGTCTTACCCGTTGAGCAGACGATTAATCAATGGACATTGCTCAGCGCTGAGATTCAATCTCCGTTTTCGCGACCCTATATTACCGATGCCGATAAGTTTGCTGAATATGCAGACTATGTTAGCGAAAGCCTCCCTCATCTGGACCATTTAACCCATGCTCTAGAACAAGAACAGTGCTTGTATCAGTTGGCCCATAACCTGAGTGTCAAAGTTGGCGATTTGGCCATTTCACTCCATCCTTTGATCAAATTAGGGGCATTAGGGGTGAACCCCTACCATATGGGTGAGGTATTGACTCGACCTCGGGTGGCCTGTATCAATCAAAGCAAATTGACTCAGCGCTATGTAACTCAGGTCTTAGAGCCATCGGGCTATGATGTGATGCGTTTGAGTGATTCGATTCGGGCATTGCCTGCCTTGCTCAAGCGTCCGCCAGTCCTCGCCCTAGTCGATGCAGAACTCCCTCATCTAGATGGCTATCAGCTTTGTCGGATGGTTCATCGGCGTGACGCCCTACGGGAATTGCCGGTGATTATCATGGCTCCTCAACGAGGTATGTGTGACTTAATTCGCTCACGACTCTCGGGGGCGATGGCTTGTTTAGGGAAACCGTTTCACCATCAAGAGTTATTGGCATTAGTGCAGAAAGCAGCGGCAGCTTTACCCGTAGACCAGCAACAACAGTTACACTCTTTGCCGGTATTAGAGGCCCAATCAGACTCCAAAGCACTGATCAAAGTCTAGTTGGAGTTGTAAATACTTCTACCTTGTAGCAATCGGCAAGGACAAACAGCCTCCTGACCTATAATAAAGTGTCTAAAAACTCCTCGATTTGGTCATCTGTATGCCCACTGAATTGCAAACTGAGTTGGCTGATGCGGTAGAAGCTCGTCGCAATTTTGCGATTATTTCTCACCCTGATGCTGGTAAAACCACCTTGACGGAGAAACTGCTGCTTTATGGAGGCGCTATTCATGAAGCAGGGGCAGTAAAGGCCAGACGAGCCCAACGCCATGCCACGTCTGACTGGATGGAAATGGAGCAACAGCGGGGGATTTCGATTACCTCAACGGTATTGCAGTTTGCCTATCAAAATTGCCAAATTAATTTACTAGATACACCGGGTCACCAGGATTTTAGTGAAGATACCTACCGCACTTTAGCCGCTGCCGATAATGCGGTGATGTTGGTGGATGCAGCCAAAGGCTTAGAGCCCCAAACCCGAAAGTTATTCGAGGTTTGTAAGTTGCGATCGCTGCCCATTTTTACCTTTATCAACAAACTAGACCGACCTGGGAGAGAGCCCTTAGAACTGCTGGACGAAATTGAGCAAGAGTTGGGACTGCAGACCTATGCGGTCAATTGGCCGATTGGCATGGGCGATCTCTTCCAAGGAGTGTTTGATCGACGCAGTCGAAAAATTCACCTGTTTCAGCGGAGTGATCATGGCAAACGAGAAGCCATCGACACCCAACTGGATTGGGGCGATCCACAAATTGAATCTTTGCTAGATAAGGAACTCTATTCCCAACTCAAAGAAGAGCTGGAACTCATTGAAGAATTAGGGTCTCCCTTAGATCTTGAGCAGGTCCATAACGGCCAGATGACCCCCATCTTTTTTGGCAGTGCCATGACCAACTTCGGGGTAGAGCTGTTTCTGGAAGCCTTTCTCGACTACGCCTTGAAACCAGGGGCCTATGAGAGTACCCAGGGCACGATTGAGCCGACCCATGAGGATTTCTCTGGGTTTGTGTTTAAGCTCCAGGCCAATATGGATCCGAAACACCGCGATCGAGTCGCTTTTATTCGGGTCTGTTCA
The Acaryochloris marina S15 genome window above contains:
- a CDS encoding permease, with the protein product MSQLGSGLTLFLSLMVEAMPFLIFGVLVSGVLLIFIDEKRLVAMFPKNPLLGALSGSLFGFLFPVCECGNVPVARRLLIQGASAPVAIGFLLAAPTINPVVIWATWTAFPDQPEIVILRVVFSFAIATIIGWVFSWQSDLKPFLQPNIAALMPVSSSSAESTEVPGLLKSGTYILNQTGKPIPLEAANLDAVMAIASPQPKSLWDKLPLLLDNTIQELREMGGVLVLGSLFATIIQVSVPRNIILAIGQGPVTSVFAMVILGGIISICSTVDAFFALSFASTFTSGALLAFLVFGPMFDLKSMGLLLMVFKPRAVFYIFAMIFQLTLVFTLIINLWIS
- a CDS encoding TIGR03943 family putative permease subunit; this encodes MTAKRMRTKLLPYLSEGLATLALCLWGILILQYWRSGKLGLLIHPNYYGLTLAAGCFLLMLTSLQILKLWRRRVPMRSQHLSLLSPPVMSGIMLTAALIGLLVTPRPFTSQTAIQRGLQDKTMVTRASPQAFRTTSQPENRTLLEWIRTLDVYPEPDAYAGQKVNVDGFVVYPEDLSDNYFTLTRFVISCCAADAYPVGLPVKLKQSRKTYAVDSWLAIQGEMVTETLNGQRQLVIQAQTLKSIPEPDNPYYY
- a CDS encoding response regulator — protein: MLQTNCLHLGKQEAMTAFDTGVKKSTAETLRDLIHAYPSGRVVIRDPSDLSIGWRVSFSQGRVNFAESIVGNQERLSYLLQRCMPQFEGSHPQESVSDYSFLCHLWQADYISHDQLRDLLTAITQEALIHALAIPHAQYQFEANIQIDPILLCMSLWDLVLPVEQTINQWTLLSAEIQSPFSRPYITDADKFAEYADYVSESLPHLDHLTHALEQEQCLYQLAHNLSVKVGDLAISLHPLIKLGALGVNPYHMGEVLTRPRVACINQSKLTQRYVTQVLEPSGYDVMRLSDSIRALPALLKRPPVLALVDAELPHLDGYQLCRMVHRRDALRELPVIIMAPQRGMCDLIRSRLSGAMACLGKPFHHQELLALVQKAAAALPVDQQQQLHSLPVLEAQSDSKALIKV
- the prfC gene encoding peptide chain release factor 3, translating into MPTELQTELADAVEARRNFAIISHPDAGKTTLTEKLLLYGGAIHEAGAVKARRAQRHATSDWMEMEQQRGISITSTVLQFAYQNCQINLLDTPGHQDFSEDTYRTLAAADNAVMLVDAAKGLEPQTRKLFEVCKLRSLPIFTFINKLDRPGREPLELLDEIEQELGLQTYAVNWPIGMGDLFQGVFDRRSRKIHLFQRSDHGKREAIDTQLDWGDPQIESLLDKELYSQLKEELELIEELGSPLDLEQVHNGQMTPIFFGSAMTNFGVELFLEAFLDYALKPGAYESTQGTIEPTHEDFSGFVFKLQANMDPKHRDRVAFIRVCSGKFEKDMTVSHTRTGKNIRLSRPQKLFAQGRHSLEEAYPGDIIGLNNPGVFAIGDTIYQGKKLAYEGIPCFSPELFAYLKNPNPSKFKQFQKGVSELREEGAVQIMYSEDEIKRDPILAAVGQLQFEVVQFRLQSEYGVETRLELLPYSVARWVKGGWPALESVGRIFNAITVKDSWGRPVLLFKNEWNLHQMHGDHPDLELSAIAPLAIDQTMVS